Proteins found in one Roseovarius pelagicus genomic segment:
- the proC gene encoding pyrroline-5-carboxylate reductase, which translates to MDMNFVAEKGLVLLGCGKMGSAMLQGWLSDGLPPASVWVIDPHPSDWLRGTGVQINADLPTAPGIVLIAVKPQMMGDALPAIAAMGGGDTLFVSVAAGTPIAAFEAAFGADSPIIRAMPNTPAAVGRGITAIVGNANAGAGQMDLAEALLRAVGQVVRLENEDQMDAVTGVSGSGPAYVFHMIECLARAGEAQGLPAAMAMQLAQATVAGAGALAEAADETPAQLRVNVTSPNGTTQAGLEVLMDAQSGLPPLMEKTVAAAADRSRELRNDG; encoded by the coding sequence ATGGACATGAATTTTGTGGCCGAAAAGGGTCTTGTGCTGCTGGGTTGTGGCAAGATGGGATCGGCGATGTTGCAGGGCTGGTTGTCTGATGGGCTGCCACCGGCATCGGTCTGGGTGATTGATCCGCATCCTTCGGACTGGTTGCGCGGCACCGGGGTACAGATCAACGCGGATTTGCCGACGGCACCGGGGATCGTTCTCATTGCGGTCAAGCCACAGATGATGGGGGATGCGCTGCCCGCCATAGCGGCGATGGGCGGGGGCGACACGCTTTTTGTCTCTGTGGCGGCTGGGACGCCGATTGCGGCGTTCGAGGCGGCGTTTGGGGCTGACAGCCCGATCATCCGTGCCATGCCGAATACACCCGCCGCCGTGGGCCGTGGCATCACAGCGATTGTCGGAAACGCGAATGCGGGCGCCGGACAGATGGATCTGGCAGAGGCGCTGCTGCGTGCCGTCGGGCAGGTGGTGCGGCTGGAAAATGAGGATCAGATGGATGCGGTGACGGGCGTTTCGGGCTCTGGCCCGGCTTATGTGTTTCACATGATCGAATGTCTGGCGCGAGCTGGCGAGGCGCAGGGATTGCCCGCCGCAATGGCGATGCAGTTGGCGCAGGCGACAGTGGCGGGGGCGGGTGCGCTGGCCGAGGCGGCGGATGAGACACCTGCACAGTTGCGCGTCAACGTGACCAGCCCGAACGGCACGACGCAGGCCGGGCTCGAGGTACTGATGGACGCGCAGAGTGGCCTGCCGCCGTTGATGGAAAAAACTGTTGCTGCTGCGGCAGACCGGTCGCGGGAGTTGCGCAATGACGGATGA
- a CDS encoding tRNA-binding protein: MTDEISFDDFLKVDIRVGRVTRAEPFPEARKPAIKMWIDFGGDIGERKTSAQVTAHYTPESLLGRQVMGVVNFPPRQIGPFMSEVLVLGLPDADGEIVLLRPDQDVPDGGRMH; this comes from the coding sequence ATGACGGATGAGATTTCTTTTGATGACTTCCTCAAGGTCGACATTCGCGTGGGCCGGGTAACACGCGCCGAGCCGTTTCCCGAAGCGCGCAAACCGGCGATCAAGATGTGGATCGACTTTGGCGGCGACATCGGCGAGCGCAAGACATCCGCACAGGTCACCGCGCATTACACGCCCGAAAGCCTGTTGGGTCGTCAGGTGATGGGGGTGGTCAATTTCCCGCCACGCCAGATCGGGCCATTCATGTCCGAAGTACTGGTGCTGGGCCTGCCTGACGCGGATGGCGAGATCGTCCTGCTGCGTCCGGATCAGGACGTGCCGGATGGAGGGCGCATGCATTGA
- a CDS encoding 2-hydroxyacid dehydrogenase: MSRIFFTRPLPAPVIAAAEASFDVEVRQSTLPMKPAEMRAALALYDGVLPTLGDRFDAGIFEEGGHRCKLLANFGVGYNHIDVDAARACGITVTNTPGAVTDATADIALTLMLMSARRAGEGERMVRAGKWDGWHPTQMLGLHMSGKTVGIIGMGRIGQAIARRCHFGFGMGVIYVNRSEKTLDFDARRMDDMKALAKAADFVVAAVPGGADTHHLIGTEVFRAMRKHAYFINISRGDVVKESALISALGKGRIAGAGLDVYEHEPRVPDALLSHENVVLLPHLGTNALEVREAMGMMAVDNLRAFFDGDTPPNAVN, from the coding sequence TTGAGCCGGATATTTTTTACACGCCCCTTGCCTGCGCCCGTGATCGCGGCCGCGGAAGCGTCGTTTGACGTCGAAGTGCGGCAAAGCACGCTGCCGATGAAACCGGCTGAAATGCGCGCGGCACTTGCGCTCTATGACGGGGTGCTGCCAACCTTGGGTGATCGGTTCGATGCGGGGATATTCGAGGAGGGCGGCCATCGCTGCAAGTTGCTGGCCAATTTTGGTGTGGGCTACAACCATATCGACGTGGACGCGGCGCGCGCCTGCGGCATCACCGTGACCAACACGCCGGGTGCCGTGACGGATGCCACGGCCGATATTGCGCTGACCCTGATGTTGATGAGTGCGCGGCGCGCTGGCGAGGGCGAGCGGATGGTGCGTGCGGGCAAGTGGGATGGCTGGCATCCAACGCAGATGCTGGGCCTGCACATGAGCGGCAAAACAGTCGGGATCATTGGCATGGGGCGGATCGGTCAGGCGATTGCGCGGCGCTGTCATTTTGGTTTTGGCATGGGTGTTATCTATGTAAACAGGTCGGAAAAGACGCTGGATTTTGACGCGCGCCGAATGGACGACATGAAGGCGCTGGCCAAGGCTGCCGATTTCGTTGTGGCCGCTGTTCCGGGGGGCGCGGACACCCATCATCTGATCGGCACAGAAGTCTTTCGCGCGATGCGCAAACATGCCTATTTCATCAACATCTCGCGCGGGGATGTGGTAAAGGAAAGTGCGCTGATCTCGGCCTTGGGCAAGGGACGTATCGCGGGGGCGGGGCTGGATGTTTACGAGCATGAGCCGCGTGTGCCGGATGCCCTGCTGTCGCATGAAAATGTGGTTCTGCTGCCGCATCTGGGTACCAATGCGCTGGAAGTGCGAGAGGCGATGGGCATGATGGCGGTCGACAATCTGCGGGCATTCTTTGACGGAGATACACCTCCTAACGCTGTGAATTGA
- a CDS encoding beta-ketoacyl-ACP synthase III, translating into MKSPAITGTGVFTPKETITNDELVVAFNAYADSYNAENAQAIAAGDLAAKDHSSSEFIVGASGIEQRYVMDKSGVLDPAVMHPHLRARSDDEPSIMAEMALSACRDALAQAGRTADEVDLVICAASNHERPYPAIAVEIQQLLGAGGFAFDMNVACSSATFGMQAAADMIRAGSVRCALVVNPEICSGHLEWRDRDCHFIFGDVCTAAVLEPEDAAKGAHFRIRSTRCATQFSNNIRNNNGFLRRTREQMQDRRDMLFMQEGRKVFKEVLPLVSQHILSHLEDEGIEADMLKRLWLHQANKSMNDFIGRKVLGRVPKPDEQPNILQDYANTSSAGSIIAFSKYSDDLAPGDLGLICSFGAGYSVGSVVVERVS; encoded by the coding sequence ATGAAATCCCCCGCAATCACCGGCACCGGTGTTTTTACGCCCAAAGAAACGATCACCAATGACGAGTTGGTTGTCGCGTTCAACGCCTATGCCGATTCCTACAATGCAGAGAATGCGCAGGCGATTGCGGCGGGTGATCTGGCGGCGAAAGATCATTCAAGTTCTGAGTTCATCGTCGGCGCATCCGGGATCGAACAACGGTATGTGATGGACAAGAGCGGCGTGCTTGATCCTGCGGTCATGCACCCGCATTTGCGTGCGCGCAGCGATGATGAGCCGTCGATCATGGCCGAAATGGCGCTGAGCGCTTGCCGCGATGCGCTGGCACAGGCAGGCCGCACGGCGGACGAGGTCGATCTGGTTATTTGCGCGGCCTCCAACCACGAGCGGCCGTATCCGGCGATCGCCGTCGAGATTCAGCAGCTTCTGGGCGCGGGGGGGTTTGCTTTTGACATGAACGTTGCCTGCTCGTCTGCCACCTTTGGGATGCAGGCGGCGGCTGACATGATCCGGGCTGGGTCAGTTCGTTGTGCGCTGGTGGTGAATCCCGAGATTTGCTCAGGTCATCTGGAATGGCGTGACCGGGATTGCCATTTTATCTTTGGTGACGTGTGCACCGCCGCAGTGCTGGAACCGGAAGATGCAGCAAAGGGTGCGCATTTTCGCATTCGCAGCACGCGATGTGCCACGCAGTTTTCCAACAATATCCGCAACAATAACGGCTTTCTGCGCCGTACCCGTGAACAGATGCAGGACCGGCGCGACATGCTGTTCATGCAGGAGGGGCGCAAAGTCTTCAAAGAAGTGCTGCCGCTGGTCTCACAGCATATCCTGTCGCATCTTGAGGATGAAGGGATCGAGGCGGACATGCTCAAGCGGCTTTGGCTGCATCAGGCGAACAAGTCGATGAATGATTTCATCGGCCGCAAGGTGCTGGGCCGGGTGCCAAAGCCAGATGAACAACCCAACATCCTGCAAGACTATGCGAACACCTCATCCGCCGGGTCGATCATTGCGTTTTCCAAGTATTCCGACGATCTGGCGCCGGGTGATCTGGGGCTGATCTGTTCGTTTGGTGCGGGTTATTCGGTCGGCTCGGTTGTCGTCGAACGGGTGAGTTGA
- a CDS encoding thymidine kinase, protein MAKLYFHYSTMNAGKSTLLLQAAYNYQERGMKTCLMTALADGRAGSGQIASRIGIGQPAETFAPKEDLFTKLKRTMDADPVACIFVDEAQFLSAEQVWQLARVVDDLGVPVMCYGLRVDFQGALFPGSAALLALADEMREVRTICHCGKKATMVIRQDANGNVVTDGAQVQIGGNETYVSLCRRHWRAAMAAA, encoded by the coding sequence ATGGCCAAGCTCTATTTTCATTACTCCACGATGAACGCCGGTAAATCGACGTTGCTGCTGCAAGCGGCGTACAACTATCAAGAACGCGGTATGAAAACCTGCCTGATGACCGCGCTGGCCGACGGGCGCGCGGGCTCAGGACAGATTGCCTCACGGATCGGCATTGGTCAGCCAGCCGAAACCTTCGCACCCAAAGAGGATCTCTTTACCAAGCTGAAGCGCACCATGGATGCTGATCCAGTCGCCTGCATTTTCGTCGATGAGGCACAATTTCTTAGCGCGGAACAGGTATGGCAACTGGCACGCGTTGTCGATGATCTCGGCGTGCCGGTCATGTGTTACGGCCTGCGCGTGGATTTTCAGGGCGCACTCTTTCCCGGCTCGGCCGCGCTACTGGCCCTCGCTGACGAGATGCGCGAGGTGCGCACCATCTGCCATTGCGGCAAGAAGGCGACAATGGTGATCAGGCAGGACGCAAATGGGAATGTCGTGACCGACGGCGCGCAGGTGCAGATCGGAGGAAATGAGACCTATGTCAGTCTATGCCGTCGCCATTGGCGCGCGGCGATGGCCGCAGCGTAA
- a CDS encoding GlxA family transcriptional regulator, producing the protein MQKWTKALDAPITIGFLIFDQFSNLCLSNCLEPLRAANAVARGQFFEWRILTLTGAAAQSSSGIQVLPHGALGDLERCDYLFVHASYGHDSHDTAPTRRALRRAAQQAGTIVGLDAGPWLMASAGLLDGRHATLHWDMLDAFAERFLEVEVERTRAVRDGPVITCAGAMSALDLTLDLISQHAGMATRLDVEDQFMHGNERTVPRDMPGGDTLVRRAVGLMRDHVERPLGLTQLARHLTCQPRTLDRRFRRALGAPPGTVYRHLRLSEARKLLDGTHLGIAEIAVRCGYESPAAMGRAMKARYGRSPTALRKYSHPT; encoded by the coding sequence ATGCAGAAATGGACAAAAGCACTGGATGCTCCGATTACCATCGGCTTCCTGATTTTTGATCAGTTTTCCAACCTCTGCCTCAGTAACTGTCTGGAACCGCTGCGCGCGGCCAACGCCGTGGCACGCGGGCAATTTTTCGAATGGCGTATTCTCACACTGACAGGGGCAGCGGCCCAATCATCGAGCGGAATTCAGGTATTGCCGCACGGTGCGCTCGGCGATCTGGAACGGTGTGACTATCTCTTTGTCCACGCCAGCTATGGCCATGACAGTCACGACACCGCCCCCACCCGGCGGGCACTGCGCCGGGCTGCGCAGCAGGCGGGCACCATCGTAGGTCTTGATGCCGGGCCATGGCTGATGGCGTCGGCCGGGTTGCTGGACGGCCGCCATGCCACGCTTCACTGGGACATGCTGGACGCCTTCGCAGAGCGGTTTCTAGAGGTCGAGGTGGAACGCACACGCGCCGTGCGTGACGGACCGGTAATCACCTGCGCCGGGGCAATGTCGGCGCTCGACCTGACACTTGATCTGATTTCGCAACATGCCGGCATGGCCACTCGTCTGGATGTCGAGGACCAGTTCATGCATGGCAATGAACGAACCGTCCCACGCGATATGCCCGGCGGTGACACCCTCGTACGCCGCGCCGTCGGGCTGATGCGCGACCATGTGGAACGACCGTTGGGCCTGACACAACTGGCCCGGCACCTGACCTGCCAGCCCCGGACGCTTGATCGGCGATTTCGCCGTGCATTAGGCGCCCCACCGGGTACCGTCTATCGTCACCTCAGATTGTCAGAGGCGCGCAAGCTGCTGGATGGAACGCATCTGGGCATTGCCGAGATTGCCGTTCGTTGCGGATACGAATCGCCCGCCGCAATGGGGCGTGCAATGAAGGCGCGCTATGGGCGCTCGCCCACGGCCCTCAGGAAGTATAGCCACCCGACCTGA
- a CDS encoding 3-keto-5-aminohexanoate cleavage protein has protein sequence MPLTMNREVFITCAVTGSGGTQDRSPHVPRSPQQIADSAIAAAKAGAAVVHCHVRDPETGAPSRDIGMFREVTDLIRASDTDVVLNLTAGMGGDMIFGDPENPLPLNAAGTDMAGATERVAHVAECLPEICTLDCGTMNFAEADYVMTNTPGMLTAMGRMMTELGVKPEIEAFDTGHLWYAKQLVADGVLAPDVLVQLCMGVPWGAPNDLNTFMAMVNNVPDSWNWSAFSLGRDQMAYVAASVLAGGNVRVGLEDNLMLDKGVLAENYQLVERAVEIIERMGARVIGPEEVRSRLNLTKRMPRA, from the coding sequence ATGCCCCTGACCATGAACCGTGAGGTTTTCATCACCTGTGCCGTTACCGGATCCGGGGGGACGCAGGATCGCAGCCCGCATGTGCCGCGCAGTCCGCAACAGATCGCCGACAGCGCGATTGCTGCGGCCAAGGCGGGGGCGGCAGTGGTGCATTGCCATGTGCGCGATCCAGAAACCGGCGCGCCGAGCCGCGACATCGGGATGTTTCGCGAAGTGACCGACCTCATTCGGGCATCTGATACCGACGTCGTGCTGAACCTGACCGCAGGAATGGGTGGCGACATGATCTTTGGCGATCCGGAAAACCCGCTACCTCTGAACGCGGCAGGCACGGACATGGCCGGTGCGACCGAACGCGTGGCGCATGTGGCTGAATGCCTGCCAGAGATCTGCACGCTGGATTGCGGCACGATGAACTTTGCCGAGGCCGATTACGTGATGACCAACACACCCGGCATGCTGACCGCAATGGGTCGGATGATGACCGAACTGGGCGTGAAACCCGAGATCGAGGCGTTTGATACCGGCCATCTGTGGTACGCCAAGCAACTGGTCGCGGATGGCGTGCTGGCACCCGACGTGCTGGTGCAGCTGTGTATGGGGGTGCCGTGGGGCGCGCCGAATGATCTGAACACTTTCATGGCGATGGTGAACAACGTGCCGGACAGTTGGAACTGGTCCGCGTTCAGCCTTGGCCGCGATCAGATGGCCTATGTGGCCGCCTCGGTCCTGGCGGGTGGCAACGTCCGCGTGGGGCTGGAGGACAACCTGATGCTCGACAAGGGTGTGCTGGCCGAGAACTATCAGCTGGTCGAACGCGCCGTCGAGATTATCGAGCGTATGGGCGCGCGGGTAATCGGCCCGGAAGAGGTGCGTTCGAGACTGAACCTGACCAAACGGATGCCACGAGCATGA
- a CDS encoding SDR family oxidoreductase, with product MTSRVVITAGASGIGLGLARRFAAQGDRVAICDSDAAAVADMAKALPDVIAEVADVTDETQMTAFLGRIEAVWGGVDVVCANAGTGGPAGRIEDLDYAAWQACIGVNLHGAFLTCRWAARLMRAQGAGSIIITSSTAGLFGYPLRSPYASAKWALNGLTKTLASELGPAGVRVNAICPGAVEGDRMDRVVAMEAAAGGRSEDTVRASYVTGVSMRTWVNVDDLADMALFLASPAASKVSGQIIAVDGHTDALVTS from the coding sequence ATGACCAGCCGCGTGGTGATAACCGCAGGTGCGTCAGGTATCGGTCTTGGCCTTGCCCGACGTTTTGCGGCGCAGGGCGACCGTGTGGCGATCTGTGACTCAGACGCGGCGGCTGTGGCCGACATGGCCAAAGCGCTGCCGGATGTTATCGCCGAAGTGGCCGATGTTACCGACGAGACGCAAATGACCGCGTTTCTGGGCCGGATCGAGGCTGTCTGGGGCGGTGTCGATGTGGTTTGCGCAAATGCTGGCACCGGCGGGCCTGCGGGCCGGATTGAGGATCTGGACTATGCCGCATGGCAGGCCTGCATCGGGGTCAATCTGCACGGCGCGTTCCTGACCTGTCGCTGGGCCGCGCGGCTGATGCGTGCGCAGGGTGCGGGGTCGATCATCATCACGTCCTCCACTGCGGGCCTGTTTGGTTATCCGCTGCGGTCGCCCTATGCGTCGGCCAAATGGGCGCTGAATGGCCTGACCAAAACGCTCGCGTCGGAACTGGGCCCGGCGGGCGTACGGGTCAATGCGATCTGTCCCGGTGCAGTCGAGGGCGACAGGATGGACCGCGTGGTGGCGATGGAAGCGGCGGCAGGCGGGCGCAGCGAAGATACCGTGCGCGCCAGTTATGTCACTGGCGTCTCAATGCGCACATGGGTCAATGTCGATGACCTGGCCGATATGGCCTTGTTTCTCGCTTCGCCGGCAGCAAGCAAAGTGTCGGGGCAGATCATTGCCGTGGACGGGCACACCGATGCGCTGGTAACGTCATGA
- a CDS encoding DUF1203 domain-containing protein — MRIEFHGLPSDQVHDAKTQGCDAYGLPPEVHTAQGSAYPCRHCLRETPEGEDYLILAWRPFEGVNPYTETGPIFLCAEDCAAAAPSDAVPPILRSAQYMVRGYTADERILYGTGQIVATGRIAEYARQLLTDPRVAFADVRSASNNCYQCRITRAGS; from the coding sequence ATGCGGATTGAATTTCACGGATTGCCCAGCGATCAGGTGCATGACGCCAAAACCCAAGGGTGCGATGCTTACGGCCTGCCGCCTGAGGTGCATACGGCGCAGGGCAGCGCCTATCCCTGTCGTCATTGTCTGCGCGAAACACCAGAAGGAGAGGATTACCTGATCCTCGCTTGGCGCCCATTCGAGGGGGTGAACCCCTATACCGAAACGGGTCCAATATTCCTGTGCGCAGAGGATTGCGCTGCAGCTGCGCCATCGGATGCCGTCCCGCCCATCCTGCGATCCGCGCAGTACATGGTACGCGGCTACACGGCGGATGAGCGCATCCTCTACGGCACCGGCCAGATTGTTGCGACAGGTCGGATCGCAGAGTATGCCCGACAGCTACTGACCGATCCACGCGTGGCATTTGCGGATGTGCGCAGTGCGTCGAACAATTGCTACCAATGCCGAATAACGCGTGCCGGGTCATGA
- a CDS encoding carnitine 3-dehydrogenase, whose translation MTNTASIIGGGVIGGGWAARFALNGWNVRIFDPDPEAERKIGAVMDNARRALPMLVDVAMPAEGTVTFCETLEAAAEGAALIVEAVPERTEIKHKVYAQIEAVNTEGIIASSTSGIMPTELQSQMVHPARLIVAHPFNPVYLLPLVELVAGAQTDATMIERAKEIYAGIGMYPLHCRVEIEGFLSDRLQEALWREALWLLHDDVATAEEIDAAIAYGPGLRWAQMGTMQTFHLAGGEGGMRSMLAMFGPCLKWPWTKLMDVPDLTDDFVNKVGDQCDRQARDLVPRDLERIRDNNLIGIIRSLKQGEWGAGAVARAHERQLRPEPVAAAPMITQSRVVPVDWTDMNGHMNEGRYGQIFSDAAETIMAAVGADDDYVASGLSYFTVETTIKYLKETHAGERVQVRTIVTEGVRKKLRCLHEMVRASDGEVLATCDQFMLHVSLETRRTCEPGPEVAARVAALAAAHEGLSQ comes from the coding sequence ATGACCAACACAGCATCCATCATCGGCGGCGGCGTCATCGGCGGCGGCTGGGCCGCACGGTTCGCACTTAACGGGTGGAACGTTCGTATTTTCGACCCGGACCCGGAAGCTGAACGCAAGATCGGGGCCGTGATGGACAATGCCCGCCGCGCGCTGCCGATGCTGGTCGATGTTGCGATGCCAGCCGAGGGCACCGTGACGTTTTGTGAAACGTTGGAGGCCGCCGCAGAAGGGGCCGCACTGATCGTCGAGGCCGTGCCAGAGCGCACCGAGATCAAGCACAAGGTCTATGCACAGATCGAGGCAGTCAATACCGAGGGGATCATCGCATCGTCCACCTCGGGCATCATGCCGACCGAGCTGCAGTCACAGATGGTCCACCCCGCTCGTTTGATCGTGGCGCATCCGTTCAACCCCGTTTACCTCTTGCCGCTGGTCGAACTGGTCGCCGGTGCGCAGACCGACGCGACGATGATTGAACGGGCCAAAGAGATCTATGCAGGCATCGGTATGTACCCACTGCATTGCCGGGTCGAGATCGAGGGCTTTCTCAGCGACCGCCTGCAAGAGGCGCTGTGGCGGGAGGCGCTGTGGCTGTTGCATGACGACGTGGCCACGGCAGAAGAGATCGACGCGGCCATCGCCTATGGCCCCGGTCTGCGCTGGGCGCAGATGGGGACGATGCAGACTTTTCATCTGGCCGGAGGTGAGGGCGGCATGCGTTCCATGCTAGCGATGTTTGGCCCGTGTCTGAAATGGCCGTGGACCAAGCTGATGGATGTGCCCGACCTGACGGATGACTTCGTGAACAAGGTTGGCGATCAGTGCGACAGGCAGGCCAGAGATTTGGTGCCGCGTGATCTGGAGCGGATCCGCGATAACAATCTCATCGGTATTATCCGATCGCTCAAGCAGGGCGAATGGGGGGCGGGCGCTGTTGCGCGCGCGCACGAGCGTCAGCTGCGTCCTGAACCGGTAGCGGCTGCACCAATGATCACCCAGAGCCGAGTTGTGCCCGTGGATTGGACCGATATGAACGGGCATATGAATGAGGGCCGATATGGTCAGATATTCTCGGACGCGGCGGAAACGATCATGGCAGCGGTCGGCGCAGATGATGACTATGTCGCGTCGGGGTTGAGCTACTTCACCGTGGAGACGACGATAAAATACCTGAAGGAAACACACGCCGGAGAGCGCGTACAGGTCCGCACGATCGTCACCGAGGGCGTGCGCAAGAAACTGCGCTGCCTGCACGAAATGGTGCGTGCCAGCGATGGCGAAGTATTGGCGACATGCGACCAGTTTATGCTGCATGTCAGCCTCGAGACCCGCCGCACCTGTGAACCGGGGCCAGAGGTGGCCGCACGCGTCGCCGCCCTTGCCGCAGCACATGAAGGATTGAGCCAATGA
- a CDS encoding acyl-CoA dehydrogenase family protein has translation MNFGLTEEQEMIVSTVRSFVENEIYPHEADVERTGEVPADVAERIKQKTIELGFYACNFPEEVGGAGLSHLEFALVERELGRGSMALNHFFGRPQNILMACEGEQRERYLLPAVRGERMDALAMTEPGAGSDVRGMKCSARRDGGDWVLNGTKHFISGADHADFIIVFVATGEDDTPKGPKKRITTFLVDRGTPGFTIRDGYKSVSHRGYKNMVLEFDDCRLPDAQVLGEVDGGFAVMNEWLYATRITVATMSVGRARRCFDMGLAYAAERQQFGQAIGKFQGVGFQLADMITEIDAADFLTLASAWRLDQGLPANREIASAKLYATEMLARVTDATLQIYGGMGLMDDFPIERFWRDARVERIWDGTSEIQRHIISREMLRPLGA, from the coding sequence ATGAACTTTGGGTTGACGGAAGAGCAAGAAATGATCGTCTCGACGGTCCGCAGCTTTGTCGAGAACGAGATTTATCCTCACGAGGCAGACGTCGAGCGCACAGGCGAAGTACCCGCGGACGTGGCCGAGCGGATCAAGCAAAAGACGATTGAACTGGGTTTCTACGCCTGCAACTTTCCCGAGGAAGTGGGTGGCGCTGGTCTTAGCCACCTTGAGTTTGCACTGGTCGAGCGCGAACTGGGACGTGGGTCGATGGCGCTTAACCATTTCTTTGGCCGTCCGCAAAACATTCTGATGGCTTGCGAGGGTGAGCAACGCGAACGCTATCTGCTGCCCGCCGTGCGGGGCGAGCGGATGGATGCGTTGGCGATGACCGAACCGGGGGCGGGATCGGACGTGCGCGGCATGAAGTGCTCCGCCCGGCGCGATGGCGGGGACTGGGTGCTAAACGGGACCAAACATTTTATCTCGGGCGCAGATCACGCCGATTTCATCATCGTCTTTGTTGCCACCGGCGAAGATGACACACCAAAGGGCCCGAAAAAGCGGATCACAACGTTTCTCGTGGATCGTGGCACGCCGGGATTCACCATCCGTGACGGGTACAAATCGGTCAGCCACCGTGGGTACAAGAACATGGTGCTGGAATTTGATGATTGCCGTCTGCCCGATGCTCAGGTGCTGGGCGAGGTCGATGGCGGGTTCGCAGTGATGAACGAATGGCTCTACGCCACGCGGATCACCGTTGCCACCATGTCGGTAGGTCGGGCGCGCCGCTGCTTTGACATGGGGCTGGCCTATGCGGCGGAACGTCAGCAATTCGGTCAGGCCATTGGCAAGTTTCAGGGCGTTGGATTTCAACTGGCGGATATGATCACAGAGATCGACGCCGCAGATTTCCTCACTCTTGCGTCGGCATGGAGGCTGGATCAGGGCTTGCCAGCCAACCGAGAAATAGCGAGTGCAAAACTCTACGCCACCGAAATGCTGGCACGGGTCACCGATGCGACACTCCAGATCTATGGTGGGATGGGCCTGATGGATGATTTTCCCATCGAACGGTTCTGGCGCGACGCAAGGGTGGAACGCATCTGGGACGGTACCTCCGAGATTCAGCGCCATATTATCAGCCGCGAAATGCTGCGTCCGTTGGGCGCGTGA